In Aedes albopictus strain Foshan chromosome 3, AalbF5, whole genome shotgun sequence, the following are encoded in one genomic region:
- the LOC109401218 gene encoding phospholipase A2-like, whose translation MKLCGTISVLLAAAFTNHVCSKQLFTNMETFDFESNEIVEQTDDEGLRSNRSNVERINLTLPGTKWCGPGNVADDYDDLGKHEDEDKCCREHDHCDNIASREEKYGLKNDDYFTRLHCKCDRDFQQCLKKINTTLSNRLGSFYFAVRDKCYKKQHPIVECGEKKNMLFLRRCTRYVLDSSKDRQWQWFDLPFYDDNMINDFY comes from the exons ATGAAACTTTGTGGCACAATTTCAGTCCTCTTGGCGGCCGCCTTCACCAACCATGTCTGCTCGAAGCAGCTGTTCACCAACATGGAAACGTTCGATTTCGAGAGCAACGAAATCGTGGAGCAAACCGACGACGAAGGGCTCAGATCGAACCGATCAAACGTGGAGCGTATCAACCTGACACTTCCGGGTACCAAGTGGTGCGGTCCGGGAAATGTGGCCGATGACTACGATGATCTGGGCAAGCACGAGGACGAGGACAAGTGCTGCCGGGAGCACGATCACTGTGATAACATTGCATCCAGAGAGGAGAAGTACGGGCTGAAGAACGACGATTATTTCACAAG ACTTCACTGTAAGTGCGACCGGGACTTTCAACAGTGCTTGAAAAAGATCAACACCACTCTATCAAATCGGCTGGGAAGCTTCTACTTTGCGGTACGAGACAAGTGCTACAAGAAACAGCATCCAATTGTGGAATGTGGCGAGAAAAAGAACAT GTTGTTTTTGAGACGTTGCACTCGGTATGTCCTGGACAGTTCCAAGGATCGTCAATGGCAGTGGTTCGATTTGCCCTTCTATGATGACAATATGATTAATGATTTCTATTAA